In one Sander lucioperca isolate FBNREF2018 chromosome 7, SLUC_FBN_1.2, whole genome shotgun sequence genomic region, the following are encoded:
- the zgc:112052 gene encoding protein C19orf12 homolog gives MSHRIDDVMKLCSELSANQQIQTTVKGSGKGAAAAGGLAFAGGLVGGPLGIAVGGAVGGLLGCWLTSGQFKPLPQIIMELSPQQQQKLYDDLMVVLGDVQWTDLAQLTALVMGNATLKQHLTAALLGYISKELQAEVHYVD, from the exons ATGAGTCATCGAATTGATGATGTCATGAAGCTGTGTTCTGAGTTATCTGCCAATCAGCAAATCCAGACCACAGTGAAAGGCTCAGGGaagggagcagcagcagctggtggaCTGGCCTTCGCTGGAGGGTTAGTTGGGGGCCCTCTTGGTATTGCAGTGG GTGGTGCTGTTggaggcctgctgggctgctgGCTGACCAGTGGACAATTCAAACCGCTGCCTCAGATCATAATGGAGCTCAgtcctcagcagcagcagaagcttTACGATGATCTTATGGTTGTCCTGGGAGACGTTCAGTGGACAGATTTGGCTCAGCTAACTGCTCTAGTGATGGGCAACGCCACCCTGAAGCAGCATCTCACAGCCGCCCTTCTCGGGTATATTTCCAAGGAGCTCCAGGCGGAGGTGCACTACGTGGATTAG
- the LOC116038616 gene encoding cytochrome b-c1 complex subunit Rieske, mitochondrial-like, giving the protein MMSMAARSGALAPYLHSTKHAVKSLVKPGAKDLAPAAAPGGIRLAHTDIKIPDFTDYRRPEVTDPNKSSQDSSDARRSFSYLFTGATTVVGVYAAKTVVTQFLSSMSATADVLALSQIEIKLSEIPEGKNITFKWRGKPLFVRHRTEKEIATEEGVNMSELRDPQHDKDRVINPKWIIVLGVCTHLGCVPIANAGDFGGYYCPCHGSHYDASGRIRKGPAPLNLEVPYYVFPDEDTLLVG; this is encoded by the exons ATGATGTCCATGGCCGCTCGGTCCGGGGCTCTTGCCCCGTACTTGCATTCAACAAAACACGCAGTTAAAAGCCTGGTGAAACCTGGAGCCAAGGACTTGGCGCCTGCTGCTG CTCCTGGGGGGATCCGTCTTGCCCACACAGATATCAAGATTCCTGACTTTACAGACTACCGTCGCCCCGAGGTTACCGACCCCAACAAGTCCTCCCAGGACAGCAGTGATGCAAGAAGGTCGTTCTCTTACCTTTTCACTGGAGCGACCACTGTGGTTGGTGTGTATGCAGCCAAGACAGTGGTCACCCAGTTTCTCTCCTCAATGAGTGCTACAGCAGATGTCCTGGCCCTATCCCAGATTGAGATCAAGCTCAGTGAGATCCCTGAAGGCAAAAACATAACCTTCAAGTGGAGAGGAAAGCCCCTGTTTGTCCGCCACCGCACAGAGAAGGAAATCGCCACAGAGGAGGGTGTGAATATGTCAGAGCTGCGTGACCCCCAGCATGACAAGGATAGAGTGATTAACCCCAAGTGGATCATCGTCCTCGGTGTGTGCACCCATCTGGGTTGTGTGCCCATCGCCAACGCTGGAGACTTCGGAGGCTACTACTGTCCCTGCCATGGCTCCCACTATGATGCTTCAGGAAGAATAAGAAAGGGACCAGCACCTCTTAACCTGGAGGTTCCCTACTATGTATTCCCTGATGAGGACACACTCTTGGTGGGATAA